In Streptomyces ambofaciens ATCC 23877, a single genomic region encodes these proteins:
- the trmB gene encoding tRNA (guanosine(46)-N7)-methyltransferase TrmB produces the protein MSDFRSASDAPQPPAPHAGDDLRHTRAKGEPRFPDGPKPDPAGSHFERRIRSFQPRRSRVTAGQADALQRLWPTWGLDIDGQRVIDLAELFGNDRPVVLEIGFGMGEATARMAAADPETNILAVDVHTPGQGNLLGLAEREGLSNVRVGNGDAIILLREMLAPDSLAGLRVYFPDPWPKKRHHKRRLIQPEFLTLAATRLAPGAVLHCATDWEPYAEQMLEVLTAHPGFENTVPDGGFAPRPAHRPRTRFEGQGLDKGHVVNDLLFRRVQHLAAHPVPPGGRHREPNREQHHDQHRDQHRGHHKEQQPPTG, from the coding sequence GTGTCTGATTTCCGCAGCGCCTCCGACGCTCCCCAGCCACCCGCCCCCCATGCCGGCGACGACCTGAGGCACACCCGTGCCAAGGGCGAGCCCCGTTTCCCGGACGGGCCGAAGCCCGATCCCGCGGGGTCGCACTTCGAGCGGCGGATCCGGAGCTTCCAGCCCCGACGGAGCCGGGTGACCGCGGGGCAGGCGGACGCGTTGCAGCGGCTGTGGCCCACGTGGGGCCTGGACATCGACGGTCAGCGGGTCATCGACCTCGCCGAGCTGTTCGGCAACGACCGCCCCGTCGTCCTGGAGATCGGCTTCGGCATGGGCGAGGCCACCGCCCGGATGGCCGCCGCCGACCCGGAGACCAACATCCTCGCGGTGGACGTCCACACCCCGGGCCAGGGCAATCTGCTGGGCCTCGCGGAGCGGGAGGGCCTGTCCAACGTCCGGGTGGGCAACGGCGACGCGATCATCCTCCTGCGCGAGATGCTCGCCCCCGACTCCCTCGCCGGGCTGCGCGTCTACTTCCCCGACCCCTGGCCCAAGAAGCGGCACCACAAGCGCCGGCTGATCCAGCCCGAGTTCCTGACCCTGGCCGCGACGCGGCTGGCCCCGGGCGCCGTCCTGCACTGCGCGACCGACTGGGAGCCGTACGCCGAGCAGATGCTGGAGGTGCTCACCGCGCACCCCGGCTTCGAGAACACCGTGCCGGACGGTGGTTTCGCGCCGCGCCCCGCCCACCGGCCCCGGACCCGTTTCGAGGGCCAGGGGCTGGACAAGGGACATGTGGTGAACGACCTGCTCTTCCGCCGCGTACAGCACCTCGCGGCACACCCCGTGCCACCCGGCGGCCGGCACCGCGAGCCGAACCGCGAGCAGCACCACGATCAGCACCGCGACCAGCACCGCGGTCACCACAAGGAGCAGCAGCCCCCCACCGGTTAG
- a CDS encoding PrsW family intramembrane metalloprotease yields MATSPPYPTRPPEHPRRHPHWWQRAWVRYGALVTLLALSGLVILALVREQTGTQGFLVGLGLAVLPVPLLIAAFRWLDRVEPGPWRTLLFCFAWGACAAALIAIVANSFATRWIATATADPSGADTLGATVIAPVVEESAKAAAVLLVFVFRRRDFTGIVDGVVVAGVTATGFAFTENILYLGTAFGTDQLTGGSGIASVTAATFFVRIVMSPFAHPLFTVLTGIGFGIAALSAGRHRGRRALLPLTGLLLAMGVHALWNGSAAFGEYGFFAVYAAFMLPSFGLLTWLVIWTRQRELATVRAELPAYVMAGWLSPAEPQALGSMRARRIARQHARRHAGKEAARTVARYEAYATSLAFLRQRGRRGRAGADFVVRERELLEALWQRRAVARPALDHAARATAPPVPPWPGHGMYGPYPGHGLYGYAPTAPVLAPSPPPYHAPHEYLPYARPRLHP; encoded by the coding sequence GTGGCCACCAGTCCCCCGTACCCGACGCGTCCGCCCGAGCATCCGCGGAGGCATCCGCACTGGTGGCAGCGCGCCTGGGTGCGTTACGGCGCGCTCGTCACCCTGCTCGCGCTCTCGGGCCTGGTCATCCTGGCCCTGGTGCGCGAACAGACCGGCACGCAGGGCTTCCTGGTGGGGCTCGGCCTCGCGGTGCTGCCCGTGCCCCTGCTCATAGCCGCCTTCCGCTGGCTGGACCGGGTCGAGCCGGGGCCCTGGCGCACCCTGCTGTTCTGCTTCGCCTGGGGCGCCTGCGCGGCGGCGCTGATAGCGATCGTCGCCAACAGCTTCGCGACGAGATGGATAGCGACCGCCACCGCCGACCCGTCCGGCGCGGACACCCTGGGCGCCACCGTCATAGCGCCGGTCGTCGAGGAGTCCGCCAAGGCCGCCGCCGTCCTGCTGGTCTTCGTCTTCCGCAGGCGCGACTTCACCGGCATCGTCGACGGGGTGGTCGTGGCCGGCGTCACCGCCACCGGCTTCGCCTTCACCGAGAACATCCTCTACCTGGGTACCGCCTTCGGGACCGACCAGCTCACCGGCGGCAGCGGCATCGCGTCCGTCACCGCGGCGACCTTCTTCGTCCGCATCGTGATGTCGCCCTTCGCCCACCCGCTCTTCACCGTGCTGACCGGCATCGGTTTCGGCATCGCCGCGCTCTCCGCGGGCCGGCACCGCGGGCGCCGGGCCCTGCTCCCCCTGACCGGCCTGCTGCTCGCGATGGGCGTGCACGCGCTGTGGAACGGCTCGGCCGCGTTCGGCGAGTACGGCTTCTTCGCCGTGTACGCGGCCTTCATGCTCCCGTCCTTCGGCCTGCTGACCTGGCTGGTGATCTGGACCCGGCAACGCGAACTGGCGACCGTGCGCGCCGAGCTGCCCGCGTACGTCATGGCCGGGTGGCTGTCGCCCGCGGAGCCGCAGGCGCTCGGTTCGATGCGGGCCCGCCGCATCGCCCGGCAGCACGCCCGCCGGCACGCCGGGAAGGAGGCGGCGCGGACGGTGGCGCGGTACGAGGCGTACGCGACCTCGCTGGCGTTCCTGCGGCAACGGGGGCGCCGGGGCCGGGCGGGCGCCGACTTCGTCGTACGGGAGCGGGAACTGCTGGAGGCCCTGTGGCAGCGGCGCGCTGTGGCCCGCCCGGCGCTGGACCACGCGGCCCGGGCCACGGCACCGCCCGTGCCGCCCTGGCCGGGCCACGGGATGTACGGGCCGTACCCCGGCCACGGCCTCTACGGGTACGCCCCCACCGCACCGGTCCTCGCGCCGTCACCTCCGCCGTACCACGCCCCTCACGAGTAC
- the lhgO gene encoding L-2-hydroxyglutarate oxidase, which yields MERVRTAVARHVAYDCDVLVIGGGIVGLSTAYAITRAAPGTRVTVLEKEPGPARHQTGRNSGVIHSGVYYRPGSLKARYAVRGCAEMVKFCAEYGIAHAVTGKLIVATHRSELPRLHALVQRGRENGIPVRELGAAQIPEYEPEVRGLAAIHVGTTGVCDYVAVARQLARASGAEIRYGAQVRHIDRRPGLGVAVRTRSGDVLRARVLVNCAGLHCDEIARATGDDPGMRIVPFRGEYYELARPELVRGLVYPVPDPAFPFLGVHLTRGIDGSVHVGPNAVPALAREGYGWDVVRPRELGATLAWPGSWQIARRHWRYGAGELRRSLSKGAFTAAVRRLLPAVTDGDLVPSPAGVRAQAVLADGTLVDDFLVREGAHAVHVLNAPSPAATAALPIGREVGRRALAALGDS from the coding sequence ATGGAACGAGTGCGGACGGCGGTCGCGCGGCACGTCGCGTACGACTGCGACGTGCTGGTGATCGGCGGCGGAATCGTCGGCCTGTCGACGGCGTACGCGATCACCCGCGCCGCGCCGGGCACCCGGGTCACGGTCCTGGAGAAGGAACCGGGCCCGGCCCGGCACCAGACGGGCCGCAACAGCGGCGTCATCCACAGCGGCGTCTACTACCGCCCGGGCTCCCTGAAGGCCCGCTACGCGGTGCGGGGCTGCGCCGAGATGGTCAAGTTCTGCGCCGAGTACGGCATCGCCCACGCCGTCACCGGCAAGCTGATCGTCGCCACCCACCGCTCCGAGCTGCCCAGGCTGCACGCCCTCGTCCAGCGCGGCCGGGAGAACGGCATACCGGTGCGCGAGCTGGGCGCGGCCCAGATCCCGGAGTACGAGCCCGAGGTGCGCGGCCTGGCCGCCATACACGTGGGCACGACCGGCGTCTGCGACTACGTGGCCGTGGCCCGGCAACTGGCACGGGCCTCGGGCGCCGAGATCCGCTACGGCGCGCAGGTCCGGCACATCGACCGGCGCCCGGGCCTCGGGGTGGCCGTCCGCACCCGCTCCGGGGACGTGCTCCGCGCCCGGGTGCTGGTCAACTGCGCCGGGCTGCACTGCGACGAGATCGCCCGGGCGACCGGCGACGACCCGGGCATGCGGATCGTCCCCTTCCGCGGTGAGTACTACGAGCTGGCCCGTCCGGAACTGGTGCGGGGCCTGGTCTACCCGGTGCCGGACCCGGCGTTCCCGTTCCTCGGGGTGCATCTGACCCGCGGTATCGACGGAAGCGTGCACGTCGGGCCGAACGCGGTGCCGGCCCTCGCCCGGGAGGGCTACGGCTGGGACGTGGTGCGGCCCCGCGAGCTGGGCGCCACCCTGGCCTGGCCCGGCTCGTGGCAGATAGCCCGACGGCACTGGCGGTACGGAGCGGGCGAGCTGCGCCGGTCGCTGTCCAAGGGGGCGTTCACCGCGGCCGTGCGCAGGCTGCTGCCGGCCGTGACGGACGGTGACCTGGTGCCGTCGCCGGCCGGGGTGCGGGCGCAGGCGGTACTGGCGGACGGGACGCTGGTGGACGACTTCCTCGTCCGCGAGGGCGCCCACGCCGTCCACGTCCTGAACGCGCCGTCCCCCGCGGCGACGGCGGCGCTGCCGATCGGGCGGGAGGTGGGGCGCAGGGCGCTGGCCGCGCTGGGAGACTCATGA